One stretch of Nitrospirota bacterium DNA includes these proteins:
- a CDS encoding response regulator, translated as MIAPRILIVEDDSLVALDLKNSLESFGYEISDTVSSGEAAIEKVAALNPNLVLMDILLSGALDGIRTAEIIRKRFNTPIIYLTAFSEEKIFQEAKVTEPYGYVLKSCNSRELHIAIEVALYKRKADEEKNNLIAELQKALATIKQLRGILPICSSCKKIRDDNGSWNEMEVYITEHSEADFSHGYCPECGKKALEEFKALKKPHKKIE; from the coding sequence ATGATTGCTCCACGGATATTGATTGTCGAGGACGACAGCCTTGTTGCATTGGATTTAAAGAACAGCCTGGAATCGTTCGGCTATGAAATCAGCGACACGGTTTCATCCGGGGAGGCGGCCATAGAAAAAGTTGCGGCGCTAAACCCGAATTTAGTGCTAATGGACATATTGCTGAGCGGGGCCCTGGACGGGATCAGAACAGCTGAAATAATAAGAAAACGATTTAATACGCCGATTATTTACCTCACCGCATTTTCCGAGGAAAAAATATTTCAGGAGGCTAAGGTTACCGAGCCGTATGGGTATGTCCTCAAGTCCTGCAATAGCCGGGAGCTGCATATTGCCATAGAGGTGGCCCTTTACAAGCGAAAAGCTGATGAGGAAAAGAACAACCTCATTGCGGAACTTCAAAAAGCGCTTGCCACGATCAAGCAGCTGCGCGGGATCCTGCCGATATGCTCTTCCTGTAAAAAGATCCGTGATGACAATGGTTCATGGAACGAAATGGAAGTCTATATCACCGAGCATTCTGAAGCTGATTTCAGCCATGGTTATTGCCCGGAATGCGGGAAGAAAGCGTTAGAGGAATTCAAGGCTTTAAAAAAACCCCATAAGAAAATCGAATAG